Below is a window of Methanobrevibacter sp. DNA.
ACCATTCTTTCCAACATATATTGTATAATCATATAGCCCACCAATTGGAAACAATATATCATCTGCAACTTTATTGTATATATTCATTCTGTCATATTCACCGCCTGCATAATATACAGGGTTAAAATAAATCTCCACATAATTTTTGGATGTTGAACCTTTTCCCCTTATTTTTAAACCACCTAAATTGGATAGTATCTCATTTGCATAGTCATTGTTCTTATAACCTTCCTCACTTAATATTTTTATCCAATCATAAACTTTTTCATGTTCATCAGAAAGAATATCTATTTCTGATAAATATTTATTAAAAATCTCAATATAATCCATCTTTACATGCCTTCTTTCTCAAATTATTGAACAATTTTAATTCCATAAAAATCAAGCAACGGCTGGCAAACATCACAAGGTATCTTTGGTGTACCATGTAACCCACTATAATTACCAACACTTCTAACATTTGCAACCGA
It encodes the following:
- a CDS encoding SUKH-3 domain-containing protein, with translation MDYIEIFNKYLSEIDILSDEHEKVYDWIKILSEEGYKNNDYANEILSNLGGLKIRGKGSTSKNYVEIYFNPVYYAGGEYDRMNIYNKVADDILFPIGGLYDYTIYVGKNGKYYIADWKNLYECGNSINSFMKNIFLDNPQLIELYNNE